Proteins co-encoded in one Maylandia zebra isolate NMK-2024a linkage group LG16, Mzebra_GT3a, whole genome shotgun sequence genomic window:
- the LOC143413008 gene encoding uncharacterized protein LOC143413008 isoform X1 — MCRVRVVKELLDLWPALKMESELYAEFQRITNQNLPNTFYAELDRHLPRLMTLFRQKASKTGKTADALVEILRIHNEQEIHDIHTKCTTVLPALPVYLHEDVSGFFRTCTDESDELELDGVEVALFTVISDHHTTSPVHYQPVKISVVIVSDAVFSLPRFGEAFLVMFGLIYALHLSYPKALTNTLEFTQKILFGLESGKLSPRLQTLKNDLVM, encoded by the exons ATGTGCAGGGTTAGGGTTGTGAAGGAGCTCTTGGACCTCTGGCCTGCTCTAAAAATGGAGTCTGAG TTGTATGCAGAGTTTCAGCGGATTACAAATCAGAACCTGCCCAATACATTCTACGCTGAACTTGACCGCCATCTTCCTCGACTGATGACCTTATTCAGACAGAAGGCATCAAAAACTGGGAAGACAGCAGATGCCCTGGTTGAAATTCTAAGAATTCACAATGAACAG GAAATCCATGATATCCACACCAAGTGCACTACCGTTCTCCCTGCCCTTCCTGTCTATCTGCATGAGGATGTCTCTGGATTTTTCAGAACCTGCACT GACGAATCTGATGAGTTGGAGCTTGATGGTGTTGAAGTGGCCCTCTTCACTGTCATCAGTGACCATCACACAACAAGTCCAGTTCACTaccaacctgtgaaaatctctGTCGTCATTGTAAGTGATGCCGTGTTCAGTCTCCCCAGATTTGGTGAAGCCTTCCTGGTAATGTTTGGACTGATCTATGCACTTCACCTCAGCTACCCCAAAGCCCTGACCAACACTTTAGAATTTACTCAAAAGATTTTATTTGGTCTAGAAAGTGGTAAACTGTCACCCAGGTTACAGACCCTCAAGAATGACTTGGTTATGTAG
- the LOC143413008 gene encoding uncharacterized protein LOC143413008 isoform X2 — protein sequence MESELYAEFQRITNQNLPNTFYAELDRHLPRLMTLFRQKASKTGKTADALVEILRIHNEQEIHDIHTKCTTVLPALPVYLHEDVSGFFRTCTDESDELELDGVEVALFTVISDHHTTSPVHYQPVKISVVIVSDAVFSLPRFGEAFLVMFGLIYALHLSYPKALTNTLEFTQKILFGLESGKLSPRLQTLKNDLVM from the exons ATGGAGTCTGAG TTGTATGCAGAGTTTCAGCGGATTACAAATCAGAACCTGCCCAATACATTCTACGCTGAACTTGACCGCCATCTTCCTCGACTGATGACCTTATTCAGACAGAAGGCATCAAAAACTGGGAAGACAGCAGATGCCCTGGTTGAAATTCTAAGAATTCACAATGAACAG GAAATCCATGATATCCACACCAAGTGCACTACCGTTCTCCCTGCCCTTCCTGTCTATCTGCATGAGGATGTCTCTGGATTTTTCAGAACCTGCACT GACGAATCTGATGAGTTGGAGCTTGATGGTGTTGAAGTGGCCCTCTTCACTGTCATCAGTGACCATCACACAACAAGTCCAGTTCACTaccaacctgtgaaaatctctGTCGTCATTGTAAGTGATGCCGTGTTCAGTCTCCCCAGATTTGGTGAAGCCTTCCTGGTAATGTTTGGACTGATCTATGCACTTCACCTCAGCTACCCCAAAGCCCTGACCAACACTTTAGAATTTACTCAAAAGATTTTATTTGGTCTAGAAAGTGGTAAACTGTCACCCAGGTTACAGACCCTCAAGAATGACTTGGTTATGTAG